TGATGTGATGTGCACCATGTGCAGGGGAGTGCAGTGtatagcagctctggatgtgatgtgCACCATGTGCAGGGGAGTGCAGTGtatagcagctctggatgtgatgtgCACCATGTGCAGGggagggcagtgtatagcagctctgggtgtgatgtGCACCATGTGCAGGGGAGCGCAGTGtatagcagctctggatgtgatgtgCACCATGCAGGGGAGTGCGGTTTatagcagctctgggtgtgatgtGCACCATGTGCAGGGGAGCGCAGTGTATAGCAGCCCTGGGTGTGATTTGCACCATGTGCAGGGGAGCGCAGGGTATAGCAGCTCTTGATGTGATGTGCACCATGTGCAGGGGAGCACAGTGTATAGCAGCTATGGATGTTATGTGCACCATGTGCAGGGGAGCACAGTGTATAGCAGCTATGGATGTTATGTGCACCATGTGCAGGGGAGTGCAGTGTAtaacagctctggatgtgatgtgCACCATGTGCAGGGGAGCGCAGTTTatagcagctctgggtgtgatgtGCACCATTTGCAGGGGAGCGCAGTGtatagcagctctggatgtgatttgCACCATGCGCAGGGGAGTGCAGTGTATAGCACCTCTGGGTGTATGTGCACCATGTACAGGGAAGCGCAGTGtatagcagctctggatgtgatgtgCACCATGTGCAAGGGAGCGCAGTGtattgcagctctgggtgtgatgtGCACCATGTGCAGGGGAGCGCAATGTATAGCAGCTCTGGGTGTGCTGTGCACCATGAGCAGGGGAGCGGTCATGTAACATCTCAGACATGTCACCTTCTTTTCCATCCATCTTTGTTTCAGGAGAGCGAGGAACTCAATGCTTTCACCAAACCTGAGGGTCCTCTGAGCCTGGACCTCCGCCTGAGACCCCGACCCGGCCCGCTCTCCCCTCACCTGATTATTCACTTCCATGGTGGGGGTTTTGTAGCCCAGACCTCCAAGTCTCACGAGCCCTACCTGAGGACGTGGGCCCAGGAGCTGGAGGCCCCCATCCTGTCCGTGGACTACTCCCTGGCCCCGGAGGCGCCTTTCCCGAGGGCCCTGGAGGAATGTTTCTACGCCTACTGCTGGGCGCTGCGCCACTGCCGCCTCCTGGGTGAGCATCGCTTATAATATACTGAAGTAACCGCATACACAGCGGGTGAGGGAGCACTCCTGGGCGTGTAGATAGCGGGGAAGGGGTCCGCTCCTGGGCGTGTAGATAGCGGGGAAGAGGTCCGCTCCTGAGCGTGTAGACAGCGGGTGAGGGGGCACTCCTGGGCGTGTAGACAGAAGGTGAGGGTCCGCTCCTGGGCGTGTAGACAGCGGGTGAGGGGGCACTCCTGGACGTGTAGACAGcgcgggggggaagggggggggggcgtccgcTCCTGGGCGTGTAGACAGCGTGGGGGTCCCTCCTGGCCGTGTAGACAGCGGGTGAGGGGTCTGATCCTGGGTGTGTAGACAGAGTGGGGCCTAATGTGGTTGGCGTCCatctctcctgcagaagcccctcTGGCCTCTCGACTTCTGACGTCTCCATCTTCCCCTCAGGCTCCACAGGAGAGCGGATCTGCCTGGCGGGTGACAGCGCCGGTGGGAATCTCTGCATCACCGTGTCGCTCCGCGCTGCCTCTGTCGGCATCAGATTACCGGATGGGATTATGGTGGCCTACCCCGCCACTTTACTGCAGGCCACAGCTTCCCCGTCCCGCCTGCTCACCCTGATGGACCCCCTACTGCCCCTCAGCGTCCTGTCCAAGTGTCTGAGCGCCTACGCAGGTACCAAAGACCCCCTGCTGATGTTCTAGCAGCGGTTCCGAGGCCCAATGCTTATTACCTCCCTATTCTATGCCCAATGCTTGTTTCCCCCCTATTCTATGCCCAATGCTTGTTACCCCCCTATTCTATGCCCAATGCTTGTTACCCCCTATTCTATGCCGATGCTTGTTAACCCCTGTTCTATGCCCAGTGCTTATTACCCCCCTATTCTATGCCCAATGCTTATTACCCCCCTATTCTATGCCCAATGCTTGTTACCCCCCTATTCTATGCCCAATGCTTGTTACCCCCCTATGCTATGCCCAGTGCTTGTTACCCCCCTATGCTATGCCCAGTGCTTGTTACCCCCCCTATGCTATGCCCAATGCTTGTTACCCCCTGTTCTATGCCCAGTGCTTATTACCCCCCTTTCTATGCCCAATGCTTGTTACCCCCCTATTcgatgccccctcccccccctttaTTCCCAATGCATGCTACGATCCCCTTCATTGCCAATTCGGAGGGTCCTCCTCTCCTTGGACCTGTGgtcactctgtgctctcctctatgGTGCAGGCACGGAGCGGGTCCCGGTAGAGGAGAGAGCGCTGGAGAAGCAGAGCGCCGTCAGTCAGATGAAGCGGGGAACAGCGTTGTTCTTACGAGACATCCGACAGGGCGCGGCCTCCTGGCTCAGCACCCTCATGGAGGGCAATAAGAAGATGAGTCCAGGTAAGGCATGTGATCCGCTGGGGGGTGAGCTAATACATGGGGATATCGTATGTGTAACCATCGCGGGACGTCCATATTTCAGAGACCATCAGGAAAAGCGTATCTGAGGCAGCGCTGGTGGAAGAGGACACTATAAACCGACAAGTGTCTCTGAAGAGCAAAACCATCCAGGACCTCAGCCTCCACCAGTACAGCGAGAACAGCACCggacacagaggggcccagaccCGATCAGAAGGCGGCAAAGACCGGAAccagcagtctcctccctccctgtctgTCCAGTCAAGCCCCGGCGCAGGCGAGCAACAGTCCCCCAGCAGTCATCAAGATCAGGTCAACTTCTTCCTGACAGACAGCGAGAGTGAGCACTCCACGGACAAGGAACCGTCCGCACACTCCAAGGAGAACATCCCCCCAGTGCCCGCAGCCGAGGACACATCCCCTCCACCTGCCAGCCCTCACTTACTGCTGGGGTTTCCCGAGGGCTTCCAGCCCCTGCGCTCCCAGAACGGGGTGGCCAATATGAGCCTCCAGACGTCGGCCATTGTACACAATCCATACATGTCGCCTCTACTGGCTCCGGACAGCATGCTGCAGGGTCTGCCACCCGTCCACATTGTGGTGAGTCCAGGCAGAGATGCCACATCACCCCTATATACCCCTCCTTGTAGTCCTTCTGCCCTTCATGCCCGCTTATCCTCTCTACACAGGCTTGTGCCCTGGACCCGATGCTGGACGACTCGGTGATGTTCGCCAAGAGACTTCGGGCCCTCAATCGCCCGGTGACACTGAAGGTGGTGGACGACCTCCCCCACGGCTTCCTGACCCTCGCACACCTTTCTCCAGAGACCCGAGCCGCCACGGACGTCTGCATCCAGCGCATCCGGCAAATCCTACGAGAAGATCCTCCCGCTGCCTCATCCACTGCTCCGAGAAAACACCGGAAGctggagaggagcctgggaaagaGCCCAGTGACCGAGCGAGAGATCGGAGCATGAACACCATGAGACCGGGGACATAAAGTGCAATAACCTCTGCCGCTTCACTCATAACTCCACCACCATAGGGGGCACCAACATGTGGGTCAGATACAGCATCTGAGCCTTCGCGCACTATGGTGACTGCACAGTGCAGCTCATACAGTGCAGGACGTTCACTAATAAGAGAatgtcatgtggccatgagatccTTCACCCTGTGTGTCTTTGGGGGGCGCTCTTCTATCCTAAAGGCTTCACAGGATCTAGGTCCAGCAGTGAACAGACTTCTTATCATAAAGCTGAGGGGACGTCCTCTTTAAGATCCATCACCAGCACAAACCTTTCTTCTTCCATCATCTCAGCTGTCAGACGTGTTGGGTATCTACAGCTCCTCTGCCCTTGTAGATGTGTTATATAGATTTTACTGATttcttttattagatttttttatgttataataCAGAAGTTTTATATGTATCCGGTAACTCCTCCGGGTGATATCCAGTCGTGGCTACTGATGTCACCTCCGGTAACTCACCGGGTGATATCCATTCGTGTCATCTCCGGTGACTCCCCGGGGTGGTGGCACGTCGGGcgcccgccccccctcccccccatgggcGATGGCACGTCGTTTGAAACCCCACCATGGCCGATGGCACGtcgtttgacccccccccccccccccccatgggcgATGGCACGTCGGGCGACACTTCCCTCCCCACCCCCATGGGCGATGGCACGTTGGGCGGCTCCCCATGGGCGATGGCATGTCGGGCGGCTCCCCATGGGCGATGGCGCGTCGGGCGGCTCCCCATGGGCGATGGCGCGTCGGGCGGCTCCCCATGGGCGATGGCGCGTCGGGCGGCTCCCCATGGGCGATGGCGCGTCGGGCGGCTCCCCATGGGCGATGGCGCGTCGGGCGGCTCCCCATGGGCGATGGCGCGTCGGGCGGCTCCCCATGGGCGATGGCACGTCGGGCCACGTTGAACGATGTTGCTGGTCGTATGCACAAGATTCGGTAGTCACCCTCCCACTACTTTAATCTATTATGGTACCTCATAAAGATGACCTCGGAGTCCACTATTTCACAACTCCCTTCTGCCCCAGCTTAGGATTTACCACTAAAGGGTGGGGGTAGTAATGCTATATCCCCTGCTATATCTCACCAGCCATATACCTGTACTGTATGTACATCACATATCTGTATATAGTCACAGACACGGCTCGCATTGCTGTATATACCTGCAGCCCCTACGGgagtatacagatatatacaggcagtgcaaATATCTATGTATATCCCTGAACCACTGAGGCAACGTGTctcttatatatgtgtatgtatgatgtgtgcgCTGTCTCTCATAcctgtatatgtatgtgcatgtataatGCTTGTGCTCCTTTATAAATAATATCAGTGCTGTCTATGTATAAAGCGTGCGCTCTCTCGtacctgtatataaataacatctGTGCTGTCtcttatatacttgtatataacaTCTGTGCTGTCtcttatatacttgtatataacaTCTGCGCTGTCtcttatatacttgtatataacaTCTGCTCTCTCTTTTATATAAGGAAAActtatttttctgtttgtttttacctgtgaataaaacacttgtgTACAGGAAATTTCTGGATCTTCTGATGCATTATATGGTACAAAGCGCCCCCTATAGGTAGCGTTACAGACAGGCAGAGGAATGGACCTCTTCTGACCACATCCCACACTGATGTTTTTTGAACATGTAAGGGAGATGAGAGGCACCAAGTGTCAGATCAGACCATTCAAAACCATTTACATCAGCCATTCGTTAGGGAACTGCTGCTTGAGACTGAGGACTTAACATGGAGGTCAGTGCTCCAGTTCATCAAGGTCCAATCATTAGGGAACGACTGCTGGGGACCTCACATGAAGGAAAATGTTCCTGCTCATCAAGGTCCAATCATTAGGGAACGGCTGCTGGAGACTAGGGACCTCACATGGAGGACAGTGCTCAAGCTCATCGAGGTCCCATCATTAGGGAACTGCTGCTGGAGACTGGGAACATCACATGGAGGACAGTGCTCAAGCTCATGGAGGCTCCATCATTATGGAACGGCTTCTAAAGAACCTGAAACCTCACAAGGAGGACAATGCTCCAGCTCATCAAGGTCCCCATCATTAGGGAACGGCTGCTGGAGACTGGGGACCTCACATGGAGGACAATGCTCCCGCTCATCGAGGTCCCATCAATTGGGAACTGCTGGAAACTGGGGACCTCACATGGAGGACAATGCCCCAGCTCATCGAGGTCCCATCTTTAGGGAACAACTGCTGGAAACTGGGGACCTCACAAGGACAATGCCCCAGCTCATCGATGTCCTATTATTAGGGAACGGCTGCTGGGGACCGCACATGGAGGACAATGCCCCAGCTCATCGAGGTCCATTACTAGGGAATGGCTGCTGGGGACCTCACATGGAGGACAATGCTCCCACTCATCGAGGTCCAATCATTGGGGAACTGCTGCTGGAGAATGGGAACCTCACATGGAGGTCAGTGCTCCCGCTTATCGAGGTCCTTTCATTAGGGAACTGCTGATGGAGACTAGGAACCTCACATGGAGGACAATGGTCCAGCTCATCGAGGTCCCATCATTAGGGAACAACTGCTGGAAACTGGGGACCTCACATGGACAATGCCCCAGCTCATCAAGGTCCCATCATTAGCGAACGGCTGCTGGAGACTGGGGACCTCACATGGACAATGCTCCAGCTCATCGAGGTCCATTACTAGGGAATGGCTGCTGGGGACCTCACATGGAAAACAATACTCCCGGTCATCGAGGTCCAATCATTAGGGAACTGCAGCTGGAGAGTGGGAACCTCACATGGAAGACAATGCTCCCGCTAATCGAGGTCCCATCAATAGGGAACTGCTGCAAACTGGGGACATCACATGAAGGACACTGCTCCAGCTCATCGAGGTCCCATCATTAGGGAACGGCTGCTGGAATCTGGGGACCTCACATGCAGGACAGTGCTCAACTCATGGAGGCTCCATCATTATAaaaagatctctccaaagatctttttatacctcggcctgtgaccaggacaagggggcatcctctacgcctagaggagaggcgattttaccatcaacatagacaaaggttctttactgtacgagcagtgagactatggaactctctgccgcaggaggttgttatggcggactctatgtacatgtgcaggagaggcctggatgcctttctggagagaaaaagtatcacgggttatggggataaaacatttatttaattcttaaaggttggacttgatggacttgcgtctccttccagccttatatactatgatactatgattatgGAACGGCTGCTAAAGAACCTGAAACCTCACATGGAGGATAATGCCCCAGCTCATCGAGGTCCCATCATTAGGGAACTGCTGAAGGAGACTGTGGACCTCACATGCAGGACAGTGCTCAAGCTCATCAAGGTCCCATCATTAGCGAACGGCTGCTGAAAACCCAGGGACCTCACATGGAAGACAATGCTCCCGCTATTCGAGGTCCCATCAGTAGGGAACTGCTGCTGGAGACTGGGGACTTCACATGGAGGTCAGTGCTCCTGCTTATCGAGGTCCTTTCATTACGGAACTGCTGATGGAGACTGGGAACCTCACGTGGAGGACAATGGCCCAGCTCATCGAGGTCCCATCATTAGGGAACAACTGCTGGAGACTGGGGACCTCACATGGACAATGTCCCAGCTCATCGAGGTCCCATTATTAGGGAACGGCTGCTGGAGACTGGGGACCTCACGTGGAGGACAATGGCCCATCTCATCGAGGTCCTATCATTAGGGAACAACCGCTGGAGGCTGGGGACATCACATGGACAATGTCCCAGCTCATCGAGGTCCCATTATTAGGGAACGGCTGCTGGAGACTGGGAACCTCACATGGAGGACAGTGCTCAAGCTCATGGAGGTTCCATCATTATGGAGCGGCTGCTAAAGaacctgaatagagatgagcgaacactaaaatgctcgggtactcgttattcgagacgaacttttcccgatgctcgagtgctcgtctcgaataacgaaccccattgaagtcaatgggagactcgagcatttttcaaggggaccaaggctctgcacagggaagcttggccaaacacctgggaacctcagaaaaggatggaaacaccacggaaatggacaggaaacagcaggggcagcatgcatggatgcctctgaggctgcctaatcgcaccattatgccaaaattatgggcaacagcatggccatgacagagtgacagaatgaagctagatagcatctaaaacatccaataattgaccctgacactataggggacggcatgcagaggcagcggcagcaggctagagagtggcatggcgacataccctaattggactcaggcttcaaaccaatgggtgtcagagaggaaccaaaggaggtgagcaagaagcgctcaaataatatcggtacatgataaaagtttgccagtatattttgtggattacacagcagggtggcgacaaagttaacatggaagccatgaaaacaacccaaaattctgcctgacacagctcgtttgataaggggaccatgtatgcttacagttcatgccagtcgctgcactggctgccagtctcctttcgaatacagtttaaaataataataaccctcatccataaagctctgtataatgctgcacccccctacctctcctctcttatctcagtctatcgcccaacccgtgctcttagatccgccagtgatcttagattaacctctaccctagtgcggacctcccactcgcgtctccaaaacttctctagagctgcaccaattctatggaatgctctgccccggactatcagactaatacctaacctccaaagtttcaaacgtgctcttaaaacccatttctttaggcaagcctataacactcattaactgcatgaagttttaactcttctactaacccgtcctgtgtcgtcctcccatctgttatccagcaaccaacaggcaccagacttctctgcagtcccattcaccctggacctggtatataagatgacggctgagtggttcaagcgacagcaattccatttattatatttttttctattccctaagaagaatggcttgaccattaaatattcttttacctcgtgttaccccatcatcttcttcataaaccgtaagctctggcgagcagggacctcactcctgttgttccatacaaatgttgtgctctgttacattacatttgtatttgtttcctatgatttgtaaagcgctacagaatatgatgacgctatataaataaagattattattattattattatggaggcagtgaactagtagtagattaaaggtgctgcaactatgttagttggatcttgggatggagctggcgctctgcagccaggcgagctttcgccaatccaagcccctgtctctaggctactccccaaacagcacttctaagaaccttttgtataagatcaagtgtagtagcgttcttataagtttaggatatggcgggtgaggggaatgtaaacagatgcgcaagaagcgctgaaataatatccctaaatggtaaaagtttgcaagtatattttgtggattacacagcagggtggcgacaaagttaacaactttgatgtggaatgccctgtaatagctcttgggcggtgtgccttttatcgcctaggctcagcagtttcagcaccgcctgctgtcgcttagcgacggcactgctgctgtgcctagagctaccgactgatggcgccatgcccacggatggtaattcggaggaggaggaggtggaggaggggtgggaggaggtatagtaggcctttgagacctggaccgaggtaggccccgcaattctctgcgtcggcagtatatgaccagccccagggtcagactcggtcccagcctgcaccaagttaagtgtagtagcgttcttataagtttgggatatggcgggtgaggggaatgtaaacagatgcgcaagaagcgcatgatgcgcatggagctggcgctccgctgccaggcgagctttcgccaatccaagcccctgtctctaggctactccccaaacagcacttctaagaaccttttgtataagatcaagtgtagtagcgttcttataagtttaggatatgccgggtgaggggaatgtaaacagatgcgcaagaagcgctgaaataatatccctaaatggtaaaagtttgccagtatattttgtggataacacagcagggtggcgacaaagttaacaactttgatgtggaatccatgaaaacaacccaaatttctgcctgacacacctcgtttgataaagggacgatgtatggaggcagctatatggacgacttttggaggtagcaatggagacaacgtgtggaggctgctatggagacaatttaatttggatagtgcctgtatgtggcagtcccaaacatttttcaaaccagaggagcaggtaggtggccctccagtaaaatggaatagattgagtgcctgtatgtggcagtcccaaaaatttttcaaaccagaggagcaggtaggtggccctcccagtaaaatggaatagattgagtgcctgtatgtggcagtcccaaaaatgtttcaaaccagaggagcaggtaggtggccctgcagtaaaatggaatagattgagtgcctgtatgtggcagtcccaaaaatttttcaaaccagaggagcaggtaggtggccctccagtaaaatggaatagattgagtgcctgtatgtggcagtcccaaaaatgtttcaaaccagaggagcaggtaggtggccctgcagtaaaatggaatagattgagtgcctgtatgtggcagtcccaaaaatttttcaaaccagaggagcaggtaggtggccctccagtaaaatggaatagattgagtgcctgtatgtggcagtcccaaaaatgtttcaaaccagaggagcaggtaggtggccctgcagtaaaatggaatagattgagtgcctgtatgtggcagtcccaaaaatgtttcaaaccagaggagcaggtaggtggccctgcagtaaaatggaatagattgagtgcctgtatgtggcagtcccaaaaatttttcaaaccagaggagcaggtacatggccctccagtaaaatagaatagattgagtgcctgtatgtggcagtcccaaaaatgtttcaaaccagaggagcaggtaggtggccctccagtaaaatggaatagattgagtgcctgtatgtggcagtcccaaaaatgtttcaaaccagaggagcaggtaggtggccctgcagtaaaatggaatagattgagtgcctgtatgtggcagtcccaaaaatttttcaaaccagaggagcaggtaggtggccctccagtaaaatggaatagattgagtgcctgtatgtggcagtcccaaaaatgtttcaaaccagaggagcaggtaggtggccctgcagtaaaatggaatagattgagtgcctgtatgtggcagtcccaaaaatttttcaaaccagaggagcaggtaggtggccctccagtaaaatggaatagattgagtgcctgtatgtggcagtcccaaaaatgtttcaaaccagaggagcaggtaggtggccctgcaataaaatggaatagattgagtgcctgtatgtggcactcacaaaaattgtttcaaacagaggaccgggtaggtggccctccagaaaaattaaatgcatgaagtactatagcaagagccagtgggccctgtcaaaaaatagccattttcctctgctttactgtacaaagaggaggagaaggaggaaaatgaggaggaggaggagtggatcaattattcaggttgagcttccttcacctggtggagattggaaattctgagaaatccagcctttattcattttaataagcgtcagcctgtcagcgctgtcagtcgacaggcgtgtacgcttatcggtgatgatgccaccagctgcactgaaaacccgctcggacaagacgctagcggcagggcaggcaagaacctccaaggcgtacagcgccagttcgtgccacatgtccagctttgaaacccagtagttgtagggagctgtgtgatcatttaggacgatggtatggtcagctacgtactccctcaccatctttctgtaaagatcagccctactctgccgagactggggacaggtgacagtgtcttgctggggtgacataaagctggcaaaagccttgtaaagcgtacccttgccagtgctggacaagctgcctgctcgcctactctccctcgctacttgtcccgcagaactacgcactctgccgctagcgctgtcagaagggaaatactgtttcagcttgtgcaccagggcctgctggtattcatgcattctcacactcctttcctctgcagggatgagagtggaaagattttgcttgtaccgtgggtccaggagagtgaacacccagtaatcggtgctggaataaattctttgaacgcgagggtcacgggataggcagcctagcatgaaatctgccatatgcgccagagtaccaacgcgtaagaattcactcccctcactggcctgactgtccatttcctcctcctccaactcctccaactcctcttcttctgcccatacacgctgaacagtaaaggactcaacaatggtcccctcttgtgtctcgccaacattctcctcctcttcctcctcatcctcctccacctccacctcctccgatatgcgctgagaaacagacctgagggtgctttggctatcaacaagggaatattcttcccctgtctcttgtgacgagcgcaaagcttccgacttcatgctgaccagagagtttttcaacaggccaagcagc
Above is a genomic segment from Engystomops pustulosus unplaced genomic scaffold, aEngPut4.maternal MAT_SCAFFOLD_26, whole genome shotgun sequence containing:
- the LIPE gene encoding hormone-sensitive lipase isoform X2, coding for MAPAGEEEEGGTGRNGYTGLVVVPPEQMDPRPLFQAVDALCQDNIHHFGESGSEVSCRLVQAFSRIQEQSRGLEPAVRALAAVCPLFDLDPDTPANGYRSLLKVVLACTQHILHKCRYVTTSRRGIFFRAVHNCSELEAYGAALTQLRALLCFAQRLLTANRHGDLFFRQERGLSEEFLKEYSTMHKGCFYGRCLGFQFTPSIRPFLQTISIGLVSFGENYKRHESGISVAASSFFISGRYAIDPELRGAEFERITQNLDVNFWKSFWNITEMEVLTSLVGIASTAVRINKTLTVPPVSLEMPLSSDPQRTVTINPPVAHTGPGPVHMRLISYQLREGQESEELNAFTKPEGPLSLDLRLRPRPGPLSPHLIIHFHGGGFVAQTSKSHEPYLRTWAQELEAPILSVDYSLAPEAPFPRALEECFYAYCWALRHCRLLGSTGERICLAGDSAGGNLCITVSLRAASVGIRLPDGIMVAYPATLLQATASPSRLLTLMDPLLPLSVLSKCLSAYAGTERVPVEERALEKQSAVSQMKRGTALFLRDIRQGAASWLSTLMEGNKKMSPETIRKSVSEAALVEEDTINRQVSLKSKTIQDLSLHQYSENSTGHRGAQTRSEGGKDRNQQSPPSLSVQSSPGAGEQQSPSSHQDQVNFFLTDSESEHSTDKEPSAHSKENIPPVPAAEDTSPPPASPHLLLGFPEGFQPLRSQNGVANMSLQTSAIVHNPYMSPLLAPDSMLQGLPPVHIVACALDPMLDDSVMFAKRLRALNRPVTLKVVDDLPHGFLTLAHLSPETRAATDVCIQRIRQILREDPPAASSTAPRKHRKLERSLGKSPVTEREIGA
- the LIPE gene encoding hormone-sensitive lipase isoform X1 — translated: MAPAGEEEEGGTGRNGYTGLVVVPPEQMDPRPLFQAVDALCQDNIHHFGESGSEVSCRLVQAFSRIQEQSRGLEPAVRALAAVCPLFDLDPDTPANGYRSLLKVVLACTQHILHKCRYVTTSRRGIFFRAVHNCSELEAYGAALTQLRALLCFAQRLLTANRHGDLFFRQERGLSEEFLKEYSTMHKGCFYGRCLGFQFTPSIRPFLQTISIGLVSFGENYKRHESGITEGTLSTYYGVAASSFFISGRYAIDPELRGAEFERITQNLDVNFWKSFWNITEMEVLTSLVGIASTAVRINKTLTVPPVSLEMPLSSDPQRTVTINPPVAHTGPGPVHMRLISYQLREGQESEELNAFTKPEGPLSLDLRLRPRPGPLSPHLIIHFHGGGFVAQTSKSHEPYLRTWAQELEAPILSVDYSLAPEAPFPRALEECFYAYCWALRHCRLLGSTGERICLAGDSAGGNLCITVSLRAASVGIRLPDGIMVAYPATLLQATASPSRLLTLMDPLLPLSVLSKCLSAYAGTERVPVEERALEKQSAVSQMKRGTALFLRDIRQGAASWLSTLMEGNKKMSPETIRKSVSEAALVEEDTINRQVSLKSKTIQDLSLHQYSENSTGHRGAQTRSEGGKDRNQQSPPSLSVQSSPGAGEQQSPSSHQDQVNFFLTDSESEHSTDKEPSAHSKENIPPVPAAEDTSPPPASPHLLLGFPEGFQPLRSQNGVANMSLQTSAIVHNPYMSPLLAPDSMLQGLPPVHIVACALDPMLDDSVMFAKRLRALNRPVTLKVVDDLPHGFLTLAHLSPETRAATDVCIQRIRQILREDPPAASSTAPRKHRKLERSLGKSPVTEREIGA
- the LIPE gene encoding hormone-sensitive lipase isoform X3, yielding MGTVAIRLVVVPPEQMDPRPLFQAVDALCQDNIHHFGESGSEVSCRLVQAFSRIQEQSRGLEPAVRALAAVCPLFDLDPDTPANGYRSLLKVVLACTQHILHKCRYVTTSRRGIFFRAVHNCSELEAYGAALTQLRALLCFAQRLLTANRHGDLFFRQERGLSEEFLKEYSTMHKGCFYGRCLGFQFTPSIRPFLQTISIGLVSFGENYKRHESGITEGTLSTYYGVAASSFFISGRYAIDPELRGAEFERITQNLDVNFWKSFWNITEMEVLTSLVGIASTAVRINKTLTVPPVSLEMPLSSDPQRTVTINPPVAHTGPGPVHMRLISYQLREGQESEELNAFTKPEGPLSLDLRLRPRPGPLSPHLIIHFHGGGFVAQTSKSHEPYLRTWAQELEAPILSVDYSLAPEAPFPRALEECFYAYCWALRHCRLLGSTGERICLAGDSAGGNLCITVSLRAASVGIRLPDGIMVAYPATLLQATASPSRLLTLMDPLLPLSVLSKCLSAYAGTERVPVEERALEKQSAVSQMKRGTALFLRDIRQGAASWLSTLMEGNKKMSPETIRKSVSEAALVEEDTINRQVSLKSKTIQDLSLHQYSENSTGHRGAQTRSEGGKDRNQQSPPSLSVQSSPGAGEQQSPSSHQDQVNFFLTDSESEHSTDKEPSAHSKENIPPVPAAEDTSPPPASPHLLLGFPEGFQPLRSQNGVANMSLQTSAIVHNPYMSPLLAPDSMLQGLPPVHIVACALDPMLDDSVMFAKRLRALNRPVTLKVVDDLPHGFLTLAHLSPETRAATDVCIQRIRQILREDPPAASSTAPRKHRKLERSLGKSPVTEREIGA